A genomic region of Drosophila kikkawai strain 14028-0561.14 chromosome X, DkikHiC1v2, whole genome shotgun sequence contains the following coding sequences:
- the Tob gene encoding nuclear pore complex protein Nup98-Nup96 isoform X1, with product MHIEIQVALNFVISYLYNKLPRRRVNIFGEELEKALRDKFQGHWYPEVPFKGSAYRCLKTGDPIDSVLERAAQESGVPISDVLENLPNELSVWVDPGEVSFRIGEKGAVKILYTENNDNHEDSHSADREVTSTFNPEAQCFRPIDAVNTTMNNLSLSPKALPLALPLALPQTGSSPHSAASSSPTYKGSPNPTISGSCSSGSGTGSGSGSTMCSVSGSGPSTGTTAATSTAAAAFTQRAAQAPLTFTTATFAQTKFGSTKLKTSSKRANSSAYRMSPTEFSNYIKQRAIQQQLHHGHSVISSAGSVSGYGTLDAVSPARSLSPNPLYLGGGQCTGSAGGGGGGGGADSSFYYPNMALGLYPQFSRSLFDSHFNPDATLGLFGSAGGSVGGGGGVNNNYSTYLEPCYFPNGHPNMPPFCQLHLSNGGGSGMERANSSDSCFGLDMDCGMVGGVNVNVNLDEAAAAAVAVAIGGDSSPDSSPVGTPTMSVISTGGQHQQQQQQQQQQQQQQQQQQQQQQQQQQQQQQAQEASTGKLIDGINSFYGASSSYQQLLVAN from the exons ATGCATATTGAAATTCAGGTGGCTCTGAACTTCGTCATATCCTATCTCTACAACAAGCTGCCGCGCAGACGTGTAAATATATTCGGCGAGGAGCTTGAGAAGGCGTTGCGCGACAAGTTCCAGGGACACTGGTACCCAGAGGTGCCCTTCAAG GGTTCTGCCTATCGTTGCCTAAAGACTGGCGATCCTATTGATTCGGTGCTGGAAAGGGCTGCCCAAGAAAGCGGTGTACCGATCAGCGATGTCCTCGAGAACTTGCCCAATGAGCTGTCCGTCTGGGTGGATCCGGGGGAGGTTTCATTTCGCATTGGCGAGAAGGGAGCTGTAAAG ATACTCTACACGGAAAACAATGACAACCACGAGGACAGCCACTCGGCTGACCGCGAGGTCACCTCGACTTTCAATCCAGAGGCACAGTGCTTCAGGCCCATCGATGCGGTCAACACAACCATGAACAATCTGAGCTTAAGCCCCAAGGCTCTGCCGCTGGCACTTCCCTTGGCATTGCCCCAGACGGGGTCCTCGCCCCACTCGGCTGCCTCCAGCTCGCCCACCTACAAGGGTAGCCCCAATCCCACGATCTCCGGCAGCTGCAGCTCTGGCTCCGGCACCGGTTCCGGTTCCGGTTCGACCATGTGCTCGGTATCGGGCTCTGGTCCCAGTACCGGCACCACTGCCGCGACCAGTACTGCAGCTGCGGCCTTCACACAGCGCGCTGCCCAGGCGCCGCTGACCTTCACGACGGCTACCTTTGCGCAGACCAAGTTCGGCAGCACCAAGCTGAAGACCAGCTCCAAGCGCGCCAATAG CAGTGCCTACCGGATGTCGCCCACTGAGTTCTCCAACTACATCAAACAGCGGGCCATACAACAGCAGCTGCACCACGGCCATAGCGTCATCTCGTCCGCGGGCTCAGTTTCCGGCTACGGCACCTTGGATGCCGTGTCGCCGGCCCGCTCCCTCTCGCCGAATCCCCTGTATTTGGGCGGTGGCCAGTGCACAGGATCCGCCGGaggcggtggtggcggcggcggtgctgATTCCTCCTTCTACTACCCGAACATGGCCCTCGGGCTGTATCCGCAGTTTAGTCGCAGCCTCTTCGATTCACACTTCAATCCGGACGCAACTTTGGGTCTGTTTGGCAGCGCCGGAGGCTCCgttggtggcggcggcggggtTAACAACAACTACAGTACTTACCTGGAGCCGTGCTACTTCCCTAACGGCCACCCCAACATGCCGCCGTTCTGCCAGCTGCATCTGTCCAACGGCGGTGGCTCTGGCATGGAGCGGGCCAATAGCAGCGATAGCTGCTTCGGCCTGGACATGGACTGCGGCATGGTGGGTGGCGTGAATGTCAATGTCAACCTGgatgaagctgctgcagctgcagtgGCCGTGGCCATTGGAGGAGACTCCTCGCCGGACTCCTCGCCCGTGGGCACACCTACCATGAGCGTAATCTCGACTGGTGGccaacaccagcaacagcaacaacagcagcagcagcaacaacagcagcagcagcagcagcaacagcagcagcagcagcaacaacagcagcagcagcaggctcaGGAAGCCTCCACGGGCAAGCTGATAGACGGTATCAACTCCTTCTACGGCGCCAGCTCATCCTATCAGCAGCTGCTGGTTGCCAACTAG
- the Tob gene encoding hormone receptor 4 isoform X2 translates to MHIEIQVALNFVISYLYNKLPRRRVNIFGEELEKALRDKFQGHWYPEVPFKGSAYRCLKTGDPIDSVLERAAQESGVPISDVLENLPNELSVWVDPGEVSFRIGEKGAVKILYTENNDNHEDSHSADREVTSTFNPEAQCFRPIDAVNTTMNNLSLSPKALPLALPLALPQTGSSPHSAASSSPTYKGSPNPTISGSCSSGSGTGSGSGSTMCSVSGSGPSTGTTAATSTAAAAFTQRAAQAPLTFTTATFAQTKFGSTKLKTSSKRANSAYRMSPTEFSNYIKQRAIQQQLHHGHSVISSAGSVSGYGTLDAVSPARSLSPNPLYLGGGQCTGSAGGGGGGGGADSSFYYPNMALGLYPQFSRSLFDSHFNPDATLGLFGSAGGSVGGGGGVNNNYSTYLEPCYFPNGHPNMPPFCQLHLSNGGGSGMERANSSDSCFGLDMDCGMVGGVNVNVNLDEAAAAAVAVAIGGDSSPDSSPVGTPTMSVISTGGQHQQQQQQQQQQQQQQQQQQQQQQQQQQQQQQAQEASTGKLIDGINSFYGASSSYQQLLVAN, encoded by the exons ATGCATATTGAAATTCAGGTGGCTCTGAACTTCGTCATATCCTATCTCTACAACAAGCTGCCGCGCAGACGTGTAAATATATTCGGCGAGGAGCTTGAGAAGGCGTTGCGCGACAAGTTCCAGGGACACTGGTACCCAGAGGTGCCCTTCAAG GGTTCTGCCTATCGTTGCCTAAAGACTGGCGATCCTATTGATTCGGTGCTGGAAAGGGCTGCCCAAGAAAGCGGTGTACCGATCAGCGATGTCCTCGAGAACTTGCCCAATGAGCTGTCCGTCTGGGTGGATCCGGGGGAGGTTTCATTTCGCATTGGCGAGAAGGGAGCTGTAAAG ATACTCTACACGGAAAACAATGACAACCACGAGGACAGCCACTCGGCTGACCGCGAGGTCACCTCGACTTTCAATCCAGAGGCACAGTGCTTCAGGCCCATCGATGCGGTCAACACAACCATGAACAATCTGAGCTTAAGCCCCAAGGCTCTGCCGCTGGCACTTCCCTTGGCATTGCCCCAGACGGGGTCCTCGCCCCACTCGGCTGCCTCCAGCTCGCCCACCTACAAGGGTAGCCCCAATCCCACGATCTCCGGCAGCTGCAGCTCTGGCTCCGGCACCGGTTCCGGTTCCGGTTCGACCATGTGCTCGGTATCGGGCTCTGGTCCCAGTACCGGCACCACTGCCGCGACCAGTACTGCAGCTGCGGCCTTCACACAGCGCGCTGCCCAGGCGCCGCTGACCTTCACGACGGCTACCTTTGCGCAGACCAAGTTCGGCAGCACCAAGCTGAAGACCAGCTCCAAGCGCGCCAATAG TGCCTACCGGATGTCGCCCACTGAGTTCTCCAACTACATCAAACAGCGGGCCATACAACAGCAGCTGCACCACGGCCATAGCGTCATCTCGTCCGCGGGCTCAGTTTCCGGCTACGGCACCTTGGATGCCGTGTCGCCGGCCCGCTCCCTCTCGCCGAATCCCCTGTATTTGGGCGGTGGCCAGTGCACAGGATCCGCCGGaggcggtggtggcggcggcggtgctgATTCCTCCTTCTACTACCCGAACATGGCCCTCGGGCTGTATCCGCAGTTTAGTCGCAGCCTCTTCGATTCACACTTCAATCCGGACGCAACTTTGGGTCTGTTTGGCAGCGCCGGAGGCTCCgttggtggcggcggcggggtTAACAACAACTACAGTACTTACCTGGAGCCGTGCTACTTCCCTAACGGCCACCCCAACATGCCGCCGTTCTGCCAGCTGCATCTGTCCAACGGCGGTGGCTCTGGCATGGAGCGGGCCAATAGCAGCGATAGCTGCTTCGGCCTGGACATGGACTGCGGCATGGTGGGTGGCGTGAATGTCAATGTCAACCTGgatgaagctgctgcagctgcagtgGCCGTGGCCATTGGAGGAGACTCCTCGCCGGACTCCTCGCCCGTGGGCACACCTACCATGAGCGTAATCTCGACTGGTGGccaacaccagcaacagcaacaacagcagcagcagcaacaacagcagcagcagcagcagcaacagcagcagcagcagcaacaacagcagcagcagcaggctcaGGAAGCCTCCACGGGCAAGCTGATAGACGGTATCAACTCCTTCTACGGCGCCAGCTCATCCTATCAGCAGCTGCTGGTTGCCAACTAG